In one Vulgatibacter incomptus genomic region, the following are encoded:
- a CDS encoding universal stress protein, which translates to MIDHVLVAIDGSEGARRAADFARELATQVGAKLTVLLVLEPIPMVSVGFGDLYGLARRQPTDEELDLLRTALDRAADGFPGEVEKVIEYGPAAETICQVADQREVGLIVVGARGLGTVGRFLIGSVSDRVVHLAKRNVAVVH; encoded by the coding sequence GTGATCGATCACGTCCTGGTGGCCATCGACGGCTCGGAGGGGGCCCGGCGCGCCGCCGACTTCGCCCGCGAGCTGGCGACCCAGGTGGGGGCGAAGCTCACGGTCCTCCTCGTCCTCGAGCCCATCCCGATGGTGAGCGTCGGCTTCGGAGACCTCTACGGTCTCGCCCGACGGCAGCCCACCGACGAAGAGCTCGACCTCCTCCGCACGGCCCTCGATCGGGCGGCAGACGGCTTCCCGGGGGAGGTCGAGAAGGTCATCGAATACGGTCCCGCAGCGGAGACCATCTGCCAGGTCGCCGACCAGCGCGAAGTCGGCCTGATCGTCGTCGGCGCCCGGGGCCTCGGCACCGTGGGCCGCTTCCTGATCGGCTCGGTCAGCGATCGGGTGGTCCATCTCGCCAAGCGGAACGTGGCGGTGGTTCACTGA
- a CDS encoding SphA family protein, giving the protein MKARRSLPCWTLAAALCLAAGSAGAQQDLGHKVLGTLGLQAGSVAEPGVYVADRVLFFSAGHVVDREGNRLPIALDLDAFANGIGVGGAAKIAPLSTYVSAGFGIPVAHVTINSDRPEASIDRFGLGDLFVQPLKLGWRLPRLDLVTGYAFYAPTGRFSKGGTGGVGRGYWTHEVSAGGTFFFNRARTWHLSALGSYDFNQRMERIDVTRGDTFQIQGGLGTSLFRFLEAGVAFYAEWQVTDDRGADLPAALRGLRERTFGLGPEIGALVAPLRSKLFVRYEHDLVVRSRAVGQVFVAGLTVAIWKPVSEPPPRSAWRDGPPDR; this is encoded by the coding sequence GTGAAGGCCCGCCGATCCCTGCCATGCTGGACCCTCGCCGCCGCGCTCTGCCTCGCGGCAGGATCCGCCGGGGCGCAGCAGGATCTCGGGCACAAGGTGCTCGGGACCCTCGGCCTACAGGCCGGGTCGGTCGCCGAGCCGGGCGTCTACGTCGCCGATCGCGTCCTCTTCTTCAGCGCAGGCCACGTCGTCGATCGCGAGGGCAACCGCCTCCCGATCGCGCTCGACCTGGACGCGTTCGCGAACGGCATCGGCGTCGGGGGAGCCGCGAAAATCGCGCCTCTCTCCACCTACGTCAGCGCGGGGTTCGGCATCCCGGTCGCCCACGTGACCATCAACTCCGATCGCCCCGAGGCGAGCATCGATCGATTCGGGCTCGGGGATCTCTTCGTGCAGCCCCTCAAGCTGGGCTGGCGCCTGCCCCGCCTCGACCTCGTGACCGGCTACGCGTTCTACGCGCCGACCGGGCGCTTCTCGAAAGGGGGGACGGGGGGCGTGGGCCGCGGCTACTGGACCCACGAGGTGAGCGCGGGCGGGACGTTCTTCTTCAATCGAGCGAGGACCTGGCACCTCTCCGCGCTCGGCAGCTACGACTTCAACCAGCGCATGGAGCGAATCGACGTCACCCGCGGCGACACCTTCCAGATCCAGGGCGGGCTGGGGACGAGCCTCTTCCGATTCCTGGAGGCGGGCGTCGCCTTCTATGCCGAGTGGCAGGTGACCGACGATCGAGGCGCCGACCTACCCGCAGCGCTGAGGGGCCTCCGCGAGAGGACCTTCGGACTGGGGCCGGAGATCGGCGCGCTCGTGGCGCCGCTGCGCAGCAAGCTCTTCGTGCGCTACGAGCACGATCTGGTCGTGCGCAGCCGCGCGGTGGGGCAGGTCTTCGTGGCGGGCCTCACCGTCGCGATCTGGAAGCCGGTCAGTGAACCACCGCCACGTTCCGCTTGGCGAGATGGACCACCCGATCGCTGA
- a CDS encoding DUF2254 domain-containing protein: MRLRPRLRVLRNRSRESPWTLSILGSLIGLVLGFLLGAETGAHIPHILIGVALGTTLEQARTIFIAILAVEITALSIVFSLSLLAVQSAAAQYSPRLISSYLRDPAGRTVLPTFVTTCVFCVVASARIGLSDELGVAPRPALTLAIVLIFASGAALLVELARTILVIRIESVAIWVTRRTRKTIRAMAHLRGERSGTPVPVSATATPLRAQGSGYVMGVDDEILLSSAKKHGLRVWIERAIGEGIVEGSVVGWAEPIGPGAAVSEERAAALADAVLLDRWRDQDTDVSLGLRQLVDVAVRALSAAVNDPYSAIVAIDHLSELLVDLAGRKLGDRVLRDDDGRPRVVIREPSFGDYLFLATDEISRYGAAEPTVAVRLLRMAEEAGEAASSDADKQSAAAITERILYLSEAATTGGSGLERVRAATMEARRKILEKTTPGPRSKLCL, translated from the coding sequence ATGAGGCTGCGTCCGCGCCTTCGCGTCCTGCGAAACCGGAGCCGGGAGTCCCCGTGGACGCTCTCGATCCTGGGAAGCCTGATCGGGCTCGTCCTCGGGTTCCTGCTGGGCGCGGAGACGGGGGCCCACATCCCCCACATCCTGATCGGAGTCGCCCTGGGGACAACGTTGGAGCAAGCGAGGACGATCTTCATCGCGATACTCGCGGTCGAGATCACCGCGCTGAGCATCGTCTTCTCCCTCTCGTTGCTCGCCGTGCAGAGCGCCGCGGCGCAGTATTCGCCGAGGCTGATCTCGTCCTACCTCCGGGATCCGGCGGGCCGCACCGTCCTGCCGACCTTCGTGACCACGTGCGTCTTCTGCGTGGTCGCCTCCGCACGGATCGGGCTCTCCGACGAGCTCGGGGTGGCTCCGCGACCCGCTCTCACGCTGGCGATCGTCCTGATCTTCGCCTCCGGCGCCGCCTTGCTGGTCGAGCTCGCCCGGACGATCCTGGTCATCCGCATCGAGTCCGTGGCCATCTGGGTCACGCGCCGGACCCGAAAGACCATTCGCGCCATGGCCCACCTCCGTGGCGAGCGTTCCGGCACCCCCGTCCCCGTCTCCGCGACGGCGACCCCCTTGCGGGCCCAGGGCTCGGGCTACGTGATGGGGGTGGACGACGAGATCCTGCTCTCCAGCGCGAAGAAGCATGGGCTTCGGGTCTGGATCGAGCGCGCGATCGGCGAGGGGATCGTCGAAGGCAGCGTGGTGGGCTGGGCCGAGCCGATCGGTCCCGGCGCCGCCGTCTCGGAAGAACGCGCCGCAGCCCTGGCCGACGCGGTGCTCCTCGACAGGTGGCGGGATCAGGACACCGACGTCTCGCTCGGCCTCCGCCAGCTCGTCGACGTCGCCGTACGAGCCCTCTCTGCCGCCGTGAACGATCCGTATTCGGCGATCGTGGCCATCGATCACCTGTCGGAGCTCCTCGTGGACCTCGCGGGGAGGAAGCTCGGCGATCGGGTTCTCCGGGACGACGACGGGAGACCGCGCGTCGTGATTCGCGAGCCGAGCTTCGGCGACTACCTCTTTCTCGCCACCGACGAGATCTCGCGATACGGCGCCGCGGAGCCCACCGTGGCGGTGCGGCTCCTGCGCATGGCCGAGGAGGCCGGAGAGGCGGCCTCATCCGACGCCGACAAGCAGAGCGCGGCGGCGATCACCGAGCGCATCCTGTACTTGTCCGAGGCGGCGACGACCGGCGGCTCCGGGCTGGAACGCGTCCGGGCGGCGACCATGGAGGCCCGCCGGAAAATCCTGGAAAAAACGACGCCCGGTCCTCGCAGCAAGCTCTGTCTTTGA
- a CDS encoding DNA polymerase Y family protein codes for MRVGCLFVHDLPLQAILRAEPTLAGTPVAVAEGEGARARVRCVSVPAHTQGVRPGLSVGDALSLAPELVVRWTPPELFEAARAAVLDAAASVSPRVEEARPGVALIDARGLEKLHGGDRGVASALVAAASRLGLDGRASVASGKTLAQIAAVRGAGVEVVPRGGERAFLAPLSAVALGADAALAQTLARWGIATAGELAALPANGIGARLGASGVRLHRLASGVDDEPLHPLQPPERFEEGADFDFELAAVEGLLFVIRPALERLVDRLDCHAMACGSVQLRLLLDPSGEAILPVELAAPTRDVPSLLALCRSILERRPPGAAVRGVRVIAVPAAARHEQLRLFGRPTVAPEKLATALAKVAAIVGDDRVGTPALADSHVNDSFTMSRFDPPPPPDELPRSTGGSRAGAGRDVSLAAEPPSRYGEDDGHVGSLRLFRPALVAEVREARGGPQALRAGAIAGWVVTCAGPWRLDVGWHETPTCRDAFDVELSDGAVYRLARDFTTGEWSLVGRYD; via the coding sequence ATGCGTGTAGGTTGCCTCTTCGTCCATGACCTTCCGCTGCAGGCGATCCTGCGGGCGGAGCCGACCCTCGCAGGCACCCCGGTGGCGGTGGCGGAAGGCGAGGGCGCTCGCGCCCGCGTCCGCTGCGTCTCGGTCCCGGCCCACACCCAGGGTGTCCGCCCCGGGCTCTCGGTGGGCGACGCCCTCTCCCTCGCGCCCGAGCTCGTGGTGCGCTGGACGCCGCCGGAGCTCTTCGAGGCCGCCCGCGCAGCGGTGCTCGACGCCGCGGCGAGCGTCTCACCCAGGGTGGAGGAGGCGCGCCCCGGCGTGGCCCTGATCGACGCCCGGGGGCTGGAGAAGCTCCACGGCGGCGATCGCGGCGTGGCCTCGGCGCTGGTGGCGGCGGCGTCCCGGCTCGGCCTCGATGGGCGGGCGTCGGTGGCGTCGGGCAAGACCCTCGCGCAGATCGCCGCCGTCCGCGGCGCCGGCGTCGAGGTGGTGCCCCGCGGCGGCGAGCGGGCCTTCCTCGCGCCGCTCTCGGCCGTGGCCCTGGGAGCGGACGCGGCCCTGGCGCAGACCCTCGCCCGCTGGGGGATTGCCACGGCGGGCGAGCTCGCCGCGCTGCCGGCGAACGGCATCGGCGCCAGGCTCGGCGCGTCCGGCGTGAGGCTCCACCGCCTCGCCAGCGGCGTCGACGACGAGCCCCTCCATCCCCTGCAGCCCCCCGAGCGCTTCGAGGAGGGCGCCGACTTCGACTTCGAGCTCGCCGCCGTCGAGGGGCTCCTCTTCGTGATCCGGCCCGCCCTGGAGCGCCTCGTCGATCGCCTCGACTGCCACGCGATGGCCTGCGGCAGCGTGCAGCTCCGGCTCCTCCTCGATCCGTCCGGCGAGGCGATCCTCCCGGTGGAGCTGGCGGCGCCCACCCGCGACGTGCCCTCGCTCCTGGCCCTCTGCCGCTCGATCCTCGAGCGCCGTCCACCCGGCGCCGCGGTGCGGGGCGTGAGGGTGATCGCCGTGCCCGCAGCGGCCCGGCACGAGCAGCTTCGCCTGTTCGGCAGGCCCACGGTGGCGCCCGAGAAGCTCGCCACCGCCCTCGCCAAGGTCGCGGCGATCGTGGGCGACGATCGCGTGGGCACGCCCGCCCTCGCCGATTCTCATGTGAACGACTCATTCACGATGAGTCGCTTCGACCCGCCGCCCCCTCCCGACGAGCTGCCTCGATCGACTGGCGGGAGCCGGGCGGGCGCTGGTCGCGATGTCTCGCTGGCGGCAGAGCCCCCGTCGCGCTACGGCGAGGACGACGGACACGTCGGCTCGCTCCGGCTCTTCCGCCCGGCCCTCGTCGCCGAGGTGCGGGAGGCGAGGGGCGGCCCGCAGGCCCTTCGCGCCGGGGCGATCGCGGGCTGGGTCGTCACCTGCGCGGGGCCGTGGCGCCTCGACGTGGGCTGGCACGAGACCCCCACCTGCCGCGACGCCTTCGACGTGGAGCTCTCCGACGGCGCGGTCTACCGGCTCGCGCGCGACTTCACCACGGGTGAATGGTCGCTGGTGGGGCGCTACGACTGA
- a CDS encoding DNA polymerase III subunit alpha yields the protein MAPRYVELRARSAFSFLRGASQPEDLASRAAELGYPAMACGDHGGLYGAPRFHAAAKEAGLRPIVAADVDVSGVGSLRLLVEDAAGYRNLCRLLTTSHATSVKGTHLVSLGDVAEHAGGLVALLGACRDAKAAELVVRTLGAERTASEVQRHLDPADERRNRAMIDLAERHGLPLVATGDVRHATVRERRVMDVLTCIREGVPLHMAGTLLAHNADRHLHPPEEVERRFADLPHAIDGAVALAERCAFTMDSLPYEFPDYPVEAGETQQSLLVQLTFEGARRRYGQRLEGRVRAQLEHELALIGKLKLAGYFLIVWDLVRFCRENGILTQGRGSAANSAVCYSLGITAVDPVGMGLLFERFLSEERGEWPDIDLDLPSGDRREKVIQYVYERYGRSGAAMCAEVITYRGRSAVREVGKVLALSADQIDRMARHISHFEYVEKDDDPGARIAQAGLRPDDERLRLLVELCGELRSLPRHLSQHSGGMIIAKGRLDEIVPLEPAAMADRTVLQWDKDDVEAMKLIKIDLLGLGMMAALEDAVAILESRGTPCDLSQLPADDPAVYDAACAADTVGVFQIESRAQMATLPRMQPRRFYDLVVEVGLIRPGPIVGKMVNPYLARRAGRQAVVYPHPSLEPVLERTLGVPLFQEQLMRVAMVAADFTGGEAQELRRAMSHKRSTERMQRFVDRLRDGMDRKGFSPQARDEVILGIRSFAEYGFPESHAASFALLVYASLWIKVHHPAVFLAALLNNQPMGFYAPASLVKDAQRHGVHVRTPCVVESEPNAKVTGDREVRLGLRSVIGLGEAAAQRIADARRERPFRDVTDVCLRARLDARRAETLAEAGAFAALGATRRQALWEVRSALAAGGPLAPPPRAEGSPLPELSSLQRTLADYASTGLTVGPHLVSRMRGELDALGVTPAGSVLSCRNGSWLRIAGQVIVRQRPGTAHGVVFVTVEDETGFANAVIDPETFQANRTLLLTSPLLLVEGPLQNLEGVATVRGRAFRTLHGPSEDLPASRDFH from the coding sequence ATGGCACCGCGTTACGTAGAGCTGCGGGCACGCTCCGCCTTCTCCTTCCTGCGTGGCGCCTCGCAGCCGGAGGACCTCGCCTCCCGTGCGGCGGAGCTCGGCTATCCGGCCATGGCCTGCGGCGATCACGGCGGGCTCTACGGCGCGCCGCGCTTCCACGCCGCGGCCAAGGAGGCCGGCCTCCGGCCCATCGTCGCTGCCGACGTGGACGTGTCCGGCGTCGGATCCCTGCGCCTCCTCGTCGAGGACGCCGCCGGCTACCGCAACCTCTGCAGGCTCCTCACCACCTCCCACGCGACGAGCGTCAAGGGCACGCACCTCGTCTCCCTCGGAGACGTAGCAGAGCACGCCGGGGGCCTCGTCGCCCTCCTTGGCGCCTGCCGCGACGCAAAGGCGGCGGAGCTCGTCGTGCGCACCCTGGGCGCCGAGCGGACCGCCTCTGAAGTGCAGCGCCACCTCGATCCGGCCGACGAGCGGCGCAACCGCGCGATGATCGACCTCGCCGAGCGCCACGGCCTGCCGCTGGTCGCCACCGGCGACGTGCGCCACGCCACGGTCCGTGAACGAAGGGTGATGGACGTTCTCACATGCATCCGCGAGGGCGTCCCGCTCCACATGGCGGGCACGCTCCTCGCCCACAACGCCGACCGCCACCTCCATCCCCCGGAGGAGGTCGAGCGGCGCTTCGCCGATCTGCCCCACGCCATCGACGGCGCCGTGGCCCTCGCCGAGCGCTGCGCCTTCACCATGGACTCGCTCCCCTACGAGTTCCCCGACTATCCCGTGGAGGCGGGCGAGACCCAGCAGTCCCTCCTGGTCCAGCTCACCTTCGAGGGCGCCCGCCGCCGCTACGGCCAGAGGCTCGAGGGCAGGGTGCGGGCCCAGCTCGAGCACGAGCTCGCCCTCATCGGCAAGCTCAAGCTCGCCGGCTACTTCCTCATCGTCTGGGATCTGGTGCGCTTCTGCCGCGAGAACGGGATCCTCACCCAGGGCCGCGGCTCCGCCGCCAACTCCGCCGTCTGCTACTCGCTGGGGATCACCGCCGTCGATCCGGTGGGGATGGGCCTGCTCTTCGAGCGCTTCCTGTCCGAGGAGCGGGGCGAGTGGCCCGACATCGACCTCGACCTTCCCTCCGGCGACCGGCGGGAGAAGGTGATCCAGTACGTCTACGAGCGCTACGGCCGCAGCGGCGCCGCCATGTGCGCCGAGGTGATCACCTACCGCGGCCGCTCCGCCGTCCGCGAGGTGGGCAAGGTGCTGGCGCTGTCCGCCGACCAGATCGACCGCATGGCCCGCCACATCTCCCACTTCGAGTACGTGGAGAAGGACGACGATCCCGGCGCGCGGATCGCGCAGGCGGGCCTGCGCCCCGACGACGAGCGGCTGCGGCTCCTCGTGGAGCTCTGCGGCGAGCTGCGCTCCCTGCCGCGGCACCTCTCGCAGCACTCTGGCGGGATGATCATCGCCAAGGGCAGGCTCGACGAGATCGTGCCCCTGGAGCCGGCGGCCATGGCCGACCGCACCGTGCTCCAATGGGACAAGGACGACGTCGAGGCGATGAAGCTCATCAAGATCGACCTCCTCGGCCTGGGGATGATGGCGGCCCTCGAGGACGCGGTGGCGATCCTCGAGTCGCGCGGCACGCCCTGCGATCTCTCCCAGCTCCCCGCCGACGATCCCGCCGTCTACGACGCCGCCTGCGCGGCGGACACCGTGGGCGTCTTCCAGATCGAGAGCCGCGCGCAGATGGCGACGCTGCCCAGGATGCAGCCGCGCAGGTTCTACGACCTGGTGGTGGAGGTGGGCCTCATCCGCCCCGGCCCCATCGTGGGGAAGATGGTGAACCCCTATCTCGCCAGGCGCGCGGGGCGCCAGGCCGTGGTCTATCCGCACCCCTCCCTCGAGCCCGTGCTCGAGCGCACCCTGGGCGTGCCGCTCTTTCAGGAGCAGCTCATGCGCGTGGCCATGGTCGCCGCCGACTTCACCGGCGGTGAAGCCCAGGAGCTGCGCCGCGCCATGAGCCACAAGCGCTCCACGGAGCGGATGCAGCGCTTCGTCGATCGCCTGCGCGACGGCATGGATCGCAAGGGCTTCTCTCCCCAGGCCCGCGACGAGGTGATCCTCGGCATCCGCTCCTTCGCCGAGTACGGCTTCCCCGAGAGCCACGCCGCGAGCTTCGCGCTCCTCGTCTACGCGAGCCTCTGGATCAAGGTCCACCACCCGGCCGTGTTCCTCGCCGCCCTGCTCAACAACCAGCCCATGGGCTTCTACGCGCCCGCGTCCCTGGTGAAGGACGCCCAGCGCCACGGCGTCCACGTGCGCACGCCCTGCGTGGTCGAGTCGGAGCCGAACGCGAAGGTCACGGGCGATCGCGAGGTGCGCCTGGGCCTCCGCAGCGTGATCGGCCTGGGCGAGGCCGCCGCCCAGCGGATCGCCGACGCGCGGCGGGAGCGCCCCTTCCGCGACGTCACCGACGTCTGCCTGCGCGCCCGCCTCGACGCGCGCCGGGCCGAGACCCTCGCCGAGGCCGGCGCCTTCGCCGCCCTGGGCGCCACCCGCCGGCAGGCGCTGTGGGAGGTCCGCTCCGCCCTCGCCGCCGGCGGCCCCCTCGCCCCGCCGCCCCGCGCGGAAGGCTCGCCGTTGCCCGAGCTCAGCTCGCTGCAGCGCACCCTCGCCGACTACGCCTCCACCGGTCTCACCGTCGGACCCCACCTCGTCTCGCGGATGCGCGGCGAGCTCGACGCCCTCGGCGTCACCCCCGCAGGCTCCGTGCTCTCCTGCCGCAACGGGAGCTGGCTGCGCATCGCCGGCCAGGTCATCGTCCGCCAGCGCCCCGGCACCGCCCACGGCGTCGTCTTCGTCACCGTGGAGGACGAGACCGGCTTCGCCAACGCGGTCATCGATCCCGAGACCTTCCAGGCGAACCGGACGCTGCTCCTCACCAGCCCGCTCCTCCTCGTCGAGGGCCCTCTCCAGAACCTCGAAGGCGTCGCCACCGTGCGCGGCCGCGCCTTCCGCACCCTCCACGGCCCCAGCGAGGACTTGCCGGCTTCAAGGGATTTCCACTAA
- a CDS encoding IS30 family transposase, whose translation MWARSKASRLTIDDHLELHRRFRNGDSLAVAAAAVGCSAKSVHRLLRKTGGVAPRAPTRSEARLSVVEREEVSRGIQAGESFRKIATKIGRAPSTVSREVRAAGGREAYRAHLAEKGARQRARRPKPFKLVENAGLRQAVEEGLRQRWSPQQIAARLKVDHPKAPELRVSHETIYSSLFVQARGALRKELATCLRTGRTRRHPGKRTDLRGKISDMVMISERPAEAEDRAVPGHWEGDLIIGKDSKSAIGTLVERKSRFVVLFPLPNGRTAEDVRKALAAEVRRLPECLRRSITWDQGKEMAQHTRFSVETNVSVYFCDPHSPWQRGSNENTNGLLRQYFPKGKDLSAYTRRELNTVAAQLNGRPRQTLDWRTPGEVFSTFVASTT comes from the coding sequence ATGTGGGCTCGTAGCAAGGCAAGTCGGCTGACCATCGACGATCACCTGGAGCTCCATCGCCGGTTCCGAAATGGCGATTCGCTAGCTGTCGCCGCGGCGGCGGTTGGGTGCTCGGCGAAATCGGTCCATCGCCTCCTCCGTAAGACAGGCGGCGTGGCCCCTCGGGCCCCCACGCGGTCGGAGGCAAGGCTCTCCGTGGTCGAACGCGAGGAAGTCTCACGCGGCATCCAAGCCGGCGAGTCGTTCCGAAAGATCGCCACGAAGATCGGGCGCGCGCCGTCGACGGTATCGCGCGAGGTCCGGGCGGCTGGGGGGCGTGAGGCGTACCGGGCGCACCTCGCTGAGAAAGGGGCGCGCCAGCGAGCCCGTCGGCCCAAGCCCTTCAAGCTCGTGGAGAACGCCGGGCTTCGCCAGGCGGTAGAGGAAGGCCTGCGCCAGCGGTGGTCGCCGCAGCAAATTGCTGCGAGGCTGAAGGTCGACCACCCCAAGGCCCCCGAGCTTCGCGTGTCACACGAGACCATCTACAGCTCCCTTTTCGTGCAGGCCCGCGGGGCTCTCCGGAAGGAACTCGCCACCTGCCTTCGGACGGGACGAACCCGGCGGCACCCGGGCAAGCGCACCGATCTCAGGGGCAAGATCAGCGACATGGTGATGATCAGCGAACGGCCGGCGGAAGCCGAAGACCGCGCGGTTCCTGGGCATTGGGAAGGCGATCTGATCATAGGGAAGGACAGCAAATCGGCGATCGGTACGCTGGTCGAGCGCAAGAGCCGTTTCGTGGTGCTGTTCCCCTTGCCTAACGGGAGGACCGCGGAGGATGTCCGCAAGGCGCTCGCCGCCGAAGTTCGGCGCCTCCCAGAGTGCCTCCGGCGCTCGATCACGTGGGACCAGGGGAAGGAGATGGCTCAGCACACTCGCTTCTCCGTTGAGACGAACGTCTCCGTCTACTTCTGCGACCCGCACAGCCCCTGGCAGCGAGGCAGCAACGAAAACACCAACGGGCTACTCCGCCAGTACTTCCCCAAGGGCAAGGACCTCAGTGCGTACACCCGACGAGAACTCAATACGGTGGCAGCTCAACTAAACGGACGCCCAAGACAGACGCTCGACTGGAGGACGCCGGGTGAGGTATTCAGCACATTCGTTGCGTCGACCACTTGA